In Streptococcus porcinus, the genomic window GTGTAGTCTAAGTCTCTAACAATTTTTGCTAAACCAAGACATCCGTCAATCTCTGTATCTGCAATAGCGTCATGCAAATATCTGATTTTGTTGCGGTCCATAAAAGCACCGAGGACAGCCTCACCTAAAATCATTTGCTGTTGTGGTGTCAACTCTGGAATCTCTGTTAACCCCATCAAAACATCATAACGCTCTGCAATATCCATGACACGACCGCTAAACGTACGATTGCGCATGCCGTTGCTGCACTCATCATAAACCTTTTCAAGTGCTCCGTTGATATAAATTGATTTTTTGCGTTGTGCTGTTGTTTTTGTCATTTTGTCTCTCCTTTGGTACATATTTTTCAATTAGTTTTAGACGATAATTATAAGCTTCTTCTGGTGTATTAAAGCCTTTTTTGCTGTAATTTTTACCGCCAACAGTTAAATAACTTTGGAACCTTGCCGATCCGTCAGCTAATCTATATTGCAAAACACCTTTATAACCAGTCTTGTTATTTTTTTGTATCTTATCGTTAATCAAAAAAGTAGCAATGCCATCAACACGTTTTTTGTTATACCCATCATGTGCATTTTCTACTGTTCCGGTTTCTTTAGCTAGGTTTTGAGCGATTTCTAAAGCCAAGCAGCCGCATGATTTTGTTGTTCCGTTTTTAATAGCAGTTCCCTTAACTTCAACAATTTTTCCACAGGAACACTGGCATAACCAGTACGTGTCCTTTCTCGAGTTTGGAACTTCTTTAATAACCGTTAAGCGATTAAATGTTTTCCCTGTTAAATCTAATTTTCTCATGGTTTTTACCAACAAAGAGGGGCTGCCGCCCCTCTTAATTAAAATTCAAATCCGTTTTCTTTAGCAACTGTTACGTAGTCCGCTAGTTCGCTAGTTTCTGCATCAATACCGTTATCGTTTAAAAATTCGATTGCTTGAGCAAGTTCATTCCACCAGTCAAACATCGCTTTATCTTCTGTGTACCAAATTCCGTCTTCTGATTCTTCAAAGTTAAAACCAAACTCTTCAAAGATTGTGATGTTTTCAAGATTTTCGATGTCAGTTGTAAAGTATTTCATATTTTCCTCCTCAGCCTCTTGCAGGCCTTGCGATTTATTTTTTTGTAAGCCTTTGTCTTACTTACATATTTATTATAACATTAGGTAGCACCCGAGTCAATACCTTTTTAAAACTTTTTTAAATATTTTTCGAATAATAAAATAGGAGGAATAAAAATGGCAGAATTAATTATAAAGTTTAAAGAGTGGAAGCGTGACAATTCAGACGAATTTTTAAAGTGGGCTGAGGAGCACTGGTTTTTGTTTTGAGTCTTGTAAAATGGACTTACTGCGATAAGTCGGTTAGAACGGCAAATGAGAAGAATACAAAAAATTTTGTCCAAATTTTGTCCAAAATATTTTAAAAGTTATAGTTTAAAATAGTTAAAAAATACTATTCTTAAAAACTTTCTTCCTATATAATATACTATTTTATTATCAAAATTCTCTCAAGGTGGATTTAAATTTCATAACTTTTAAGTACAAATAAAGCATTAGCTGTAAGCTAATGCTTTATTTGTTATATCGAGTCTATTTTAGAAGTCCTCTTTGGCTAAGTTGGATAAGTTTATCATTTTCGAATAGGAGGTTAATGTGGCTTCCTTGTGTATTTGTTTTTAAACCACTAATCCAAACAGCTTGTAGTTGTATTTTATCGCTAGAACTCGCATGAGTATAATCATCTGGCTCAGTTAATATTTTTGTCACTTGATTATAAGTCATGCCTTTTTGAAGCTTATTATAGTCTTTTAGAGAGATTTTGGGTTTTCTATTAAAAGCAAAATTAGCAATGGATTTGACAATGGTAGAGTTTTGATACATATTTGCTTGGATAGTGACTTTATCAAATGTCCAAGTGTAATTATCGAGGGCAACATTACCAGCAGGTTTTTTTTCGTGTTTACTTGGATTTCCAAATAAACTTGTTAAGTCCTCGATGGAGGATCCTCCTTTGAATTCCTGATCAGCGCTAGCAATATGAATTTTCTCAAAAGCAAGTCGCTTGTCTTGATGAGGAGCTGTTTCTTGAGACTTAGCGATTAGTGACGGTTTATCCTTAGATGATGTCTTATTTTCGGAATTTTTGCCACAGGCCACCATACTAAAGCAAAGAACAGGAAGGAGTAGTGTCAAAATGAATGAACTTTTTTTCATAGTTTAAATTATTTCTCCATTAATATTGTATCTGTTATAACAGATTTTGATCAGGTTTGAGTTAAGCACCAATGTAACTCAGGTGAAGGTCTAAAAAATAAAACCCTTACAGGTAAGGGTTCAGTAAGTTTTAATGGAGCTGGTGGGAGTCGAACCCACGTCCAAACACCTGCCAACATATTCGTCTACAACCATAGGTTATGTTTTGATTTAACAAGGTAAGGACACATAACTCAAGCCATTACCTTGCGAGTCTAAAACTCTCTTTTTAAGGCAGCAGACACTACCTTAAACGTAGCTTGTTATTTTGAGACTTCTAACAGGACACAAGCAATCTTGCAGAAGTCACGCTAGCTGGTTTTTAGGCAGCTAAAGCGTAAGAGTTTGTATTTTTTGCAGTTATATTTAACTGGCATTTTACATCTGCCGATGGGTCGCAGAACATGTCTCATAATGCCTGTCGAATCCGTAACAACCCCTTTGCTAAAAGGGTAAGAAAAACTTACAAGAATTATTATATCAGAAAATATTTCGTATGGCAAAATTATCTATCTTATGGTATGATAAAAGCATGAAAATCAAGAATCCGAAAGCCTACGCCTTTTTTCAGCAACTATTTAAAGTCTTGGGAATTATAGCTCTCATAGGGTCCTTTGTTTTAGCTTTTTGGTTATATAAGATGGGTATATTTAATGATAAAAATGTATTGAAAGATGTTATCAACCAATACAAATTTTGGGGCCCCTTCATTTTTATTATCATCCAAATTTTTCAAATTGTTTTTCCAGTCATTCCTGGTGGGATAACAACTGTTTTTGGATTTCTTATTTTTGGTCCCGTTAAAGGTTTCTTACTCAATTATTTTGGGATATTGATCGGGAGTTACATTCTGTTTATTCTAGTTCGAATTTATGGGAAGAAGTTTATTCTCCTTTTTCTCGATGAAAAAACGTTCTATAAGTATGAAAAAAAATTGGAGACACCTGGTTACGAAAAACTTTTTATTTTTTGCATGGTCTCTCCGATAGCTCCAGCAGATATTATGGTTATGATTACTGCTCTAACAAATATGTCGGTCAAACGCTTCATGACAATTATGATGATTGCAAAGCCAATATCAATCATCGGTTATAGTTACCTTTTCATTTTTGGGAAAGATATCATTAAATTTTTCTTTAAATAAATAATAAAAAAGGTCAGGATAGGTTCCCGCCTTTTTTGTTTGTAATTAGTTTTAGTATTATTGTAAATTGAGCTTATACTTCATAATGAAATGTGTTCCAAAATAGTAGAGAATAATTTGGAAGAATCCTTCTAGAGAAGAGATTAAGAAGTAATAATTACTTGTATAATCAACCTCTTGATTAAAACCAAGCCCTAAAAGATTTGTGTTGATATATGTGAAGATAATGCTGAGAGTAATTTGAACGCAGAAGTACGCTATAAAAGCTTTTAATCCACGGCGGTTGGAAAATAACTGACCAATTGAAATAGCGAAATAAAAGGCAAGAATACTAGATAGGGTTGATAATATTATCGTAACACAAATAAAAGCAATAAGGTTCATATGTTGAGGAGCAACTTTTAATATTTCGTTAATACCTTTTAGAAGGTCTGCTTTATCAAATTGAGGTAGAATTAAAATAGCGAAGGCGACTGCTAACATCAAAAGGTTAAAGAAACTGTAAGTAACTGAGGATAATAATTTCGCTAGAATCAGCTTATGCTCCGATACGGGTAAGGTCATTGTTAGATAACCTTCACGCCCATAAATGTTTTTGTTAAATCGGTTAATAATAATTAATAAAGTTGCTAGAAGAGAGCCAGCAATTAGGGCTCCAAAAATAAGGATAAGTGAAAAAGGTAAGAATTTTGAAAAAAGGCTGATATCAGGATTTTTCTTTACTAATATTTTTATAACAAATGATAGAATGGCAGCAATTGCAACTATTCCAGCGTTCAATCCAAAGTACCACTTACCTACTGATCTGAACTCATATTTTAATAATTTTCCAAACATTGCTTCCTCCTATACTTTGTAAGTGTTTCTAAAGAGAGTGTCAATGGACATAGCGTGGCTTTCTCTCAACTCATCTACTGCCCCTGTAATAACAACTTGTCCATCTTTAAGAAAAATGACTTCGTCAAGAATAGGTTCAATATCAGAAATAAGGTGGGTGGAAATGAGAACGGTAGCATCTTCGCTGTAGTTATTAATAATTGTTTTCAAAATATAATCACGAGCAGCAGGATCAACACCACCAATTGGTTCATCAAGAATGTAAAGTTTTGCTTTACGACTCATCACAAGAATCAATTGCACTTTTTCCTTATTCCCTTTTGAGAGATTTTTGAGATGATCATTTAGGTTTAAATGAAGATCACGCAGTAAGCTATGAGCTTTAGTAACATCAAAGTCTTCGTAAAAATCACTGAAGTAGTCAATGATATCTGAGATTTTCATATCCTCTCGCAAATAGGATGTGTCAGGTAAATAAGAAATAATTTTCTTTGTATCAATTGAAGGACGATAGCCGTCAATAACAATATCACCTTTGTTAGGTTGGATTAGACCATTAATTAACTTAATCAATGTCGTTTTTCCAGAGCCATTAGGTCCAAGTAAGCCAATGATTTTTCCAGATGGGATTGTCAGTGTTAGATCATCTATAACCTTTTTACCTTTGAAAGCTTTTGAAACATGGTGTAGCTGTAAAAGTTGTGACATCCTAAGAATCCTCCTTTAGAAAATCTTCAAGTTCTGGTATAATTTGTGACTTATCAAAGCCAATTTTTACCATATTGCTAACGAAGGATTCAAGTTCACTTCGAGACAATTCACGACGTTTTTCTGCAATTAATGCTTGATTATCCGTTACAAAACGACCAGCTGTGCGTTGGGAATAAACAATGCCTTCACGTTCTAATTCGGTGAAAGCTCGTTGCATGGTATTAGGGTTAACACCAGCAGTTTCCGCATATTCTCGTACAGTTGGTAATTGTTGACCAATATTAATCTCATGGCTGACAATTTGCATTTTGATATGTTGTGCAATCTGAGCATAGATCGGCGATTTTTCATCAAAATTCCAAGACATACGGTCTCCTCTCTTTGTGATTAAGCATCACTTGTACTACATAAATAGTACAGAAAAAAAGAGTAAAAGTCAACTTATTAATTTCTAAATTATACTTAGACAGTTATGAAATATAAAAAGGGAGCACAGTAATCAATTTCATAGTATAATAGAAGAAATCATTTCAAGGAGAAGCCATGTTTGCACAATTAGATACCAAAACGGTATATTCTTTTATGGATAGTTTAATTGACTTAGACCATTACATCTCAGAAGCTAAGAAGATTGGTTATCAATCAATTGGCATCATGGATAAAGATTGTTTATATGCGGCGTATCATTTTATTATTAAGACTCAAAAGGCTGGTTTGCAACCTATTTTAGGGTTAGCGATTGATTTCCCAATTAATGGAAATGAGGAAGCTTTATATCTCATTGCAAAAAATAATTTGGGATATCAAAACCTCTTAAAAATTTCGACTCTGCGTATGTCGGCTGGCTTTAGTCCTGAGAAAATTAAAGATTTTCTTGAAGGTTTGATAGTCATACTGCCCTATAGGTCACATTTACATGATATAAATCTTGGATTTCCTTACTTCACTGGTGTTTTTGAGGAGACTGAACTGGCTCAGCCCCTCCCTCTGCAAAAGCTAGTGCCTTTACGAACTGTACGATATTTTGCTGATTCTGAAAGGGAGACCTTGCAAGTTTTACACGCTATTCGGGACAATGTAACGCTTGCAGAAACGAAGGTCGTAGAAGCTGGGCAATATCTGAAAGATCCAAGGGAAGTTTCACAAAAGTTTGAGGAGCTTTATCCAGGCATCAATAACCATTTAACTGATTTATTAAAAGATATTCATTATGATTTTAATCATGATTTTAAATTACCAAGGTTTAATCGTCAAAAGGTAGCTAAAGATGAACTAAGAGAATTAACCGAAACCGGTTTAAAGGAAAAAGGTCTGTGGCAAGAAATTTATCAAGAGCGCTTGAAAAAGGAGCTTCAAATTATCTCGGACATGGGCTTTGATGACTATTTCTTGATCGTTTGGGACTTGCTCCGTTTTGGGCGTAGTAAGGGCTATTATATGGGCATGGGACGTGGCTCTGCAGCGGGTAGTTTGGTTGCTTATGCATTGAATATTACTGGTATTGATCCTGTTAAGAATAATCTGCTTTTTGAACGCTTTTTAAACAAAGAGCGTTACAGTATGCCCGATATTGATATTGATTTACCAGATATTTATCGTTCAGAATTCTTACACTATGTTCGAAATCGTTATGGTAGTGATCATTCTGCTCAAATTGTAACCTTTTCAACTTTCGGAGCTAAACAAGCTATTAGAGATGTCTTTAAACGGTTTGGAGTCCCTGAATACGAGATTAGCAATTTAAGCAAGAAAATAGCCTTTAAAGATACTTTGGCATCTATCTACGACAAAAACATAAGTTTTCGCCAAACAATCAATAGTCGCTTAGAATTTCAAAAGGCATTTGAAATAGCCAAACGAATTGAAGGTAATCCTAGACAAACATCTATTCATGCTGCAGGAATTGTTATGAGTGATGATCTTTTGACAGACCATATTCCTTTGAAAGAAGGAATAGAAATGATGGTGACGCAGTATGATGCTCCAGCAGTGGAAGCAAATGGTCTTTTGAAAATGGATTTTCTTGGCTTAAGAAATCTAACATTTGTGCAAAAAATGAAAGAGAAAGTTGCTAAAGAC contains:
- a CDS encoding TVP38/TMEM64 family protein, which translates into the protein MKIKNPKAYAFFQQLFKVLGIIALIGSFVLAFWLYKMGIFNDKNVLKDVINQYKFWGPFIFIIIQIFQIVFPVIPGGITTVFGFLIFGPVKGFLLNYFGILIGSYILFILVRIYGKKFILLFLDEKTFYKYEKKLETPGYEKLFIFCMVSPIAPADIMVMITALTNMSVKRFMTIMMIAKPISIIGYSYLFIFGKDIIKFFFK
- a CDS encoding DUF3862 domain-containing protein, which gives rise to MKKSSFILTLLLPVLCFSMVACGKNSENKTSSKDKPSLIAKSQETAPHQDKRLAFEKIHIASADQEFKGGSSIEDLTSLFGNPSKHEKKPAGNVALDNYTWTFDKVTIQANMYQNSTIVKSIANFAFNRKPKISLKDYNKLQKGMTYNQVTKILTEPDDYTHASSSDKIQLQAVWISGLKTNTQGSHINLLFENDKLIQLSQRGLLK
- a CDS encoding GntR family transcriptional regulator: MSWNFDEKSPIYAQIAQHIKMQIVSHEINIGQQLPTVREYAETAGVNPNTMQRAFTELEREGIVYSQRTAGRFVTDNQALIAEKRRELSRSELESFVSNMVKIGFDKSQIIPELEDFLKEDS
- a CDS encoding ABC transporter ATP-binding protein, producing the protein MSQLLQLHHVSKAFKGKKVIDDLTLTIPSGKIIGLLGPNGSGKTTLIKLINGLIQPNKGDIVIDGYRPSIDTKKIISYLPDTSYLREDMKISDIIDYFSDFYEDFDVTKAHSLLRDLHLNLNDHLKNLSKGNKEKVQLILVMSRKAKLYILDEPIGGVDPAARDYILKTIINNYSEDATVLISTHLISDIEPILDEVIFLKDGQVVITGAVDELRESHAMSIDTLFRNTYKV